One genomic region from Blastococcus sp. Marseille-P5729 encodes:
- the glpX gene encoding class II fructose-bisphosphatase: MPGENETTPKRSVIAPDRNIALELVRVTEAAALAASRWVGRGSKNDGDGAAVDAMRSLISTVEMQGVVVIGEGEKDEAPMLFNGEEVGTGTGPRYDVAVDPIDGTTLMAKGMPNAIAVMALADRGSMFDPSAVFYMEKIAVGPDAVGSIDINASVADNLASIAKAKGRPVNDLTVCVLDRPRHEQLVRDIRQAGARIKFISDGDVAGAIAAAQRGAAVDVLMGIGGTPEGIIAACALKCMGGEIQGKLWPQDDAERQKALDAGHDLDRVLSIQDLVSGENVFFSATGITDGELLKGVRYEGRSATTSSLVMRNSSGTIRQIDSRHALEKVHSYYDAQG, translated from the coding sequence GTGCCCGGTGAGAACGAGACCACGCCCAAGCGCTCAGTGATCGCGCCAGACCGCAACATCGCCCTCGAGCTCGTCCGTGTCACCGAGGCTGCGGCGCTCGCCGCCTCCCGATGGGTCGGCCGCGGCAGCAAGAACGATGGCGACGGCGCGGCGGTCGACGCGATGCGCTCGCTGATCTCGACCGTCGAGATGCAAGGCGTCGTGGTGATCGGCGAGGGTGAGAAGGACGAGGCCCCGATGCTGTTCAACGGCGAGGAGGTCGGCACCGGCACCGGCCCGCGGTACGACGTGGCGGTGGACCCGATCGACGGCACCACCCTGATGGCGAAGGGCATGCCGAACGCCATCGCGGTCATGGCGCTGGCCGACCGCGGCTCGATGTTCGACCCGTCAGCGGTCTTCTACATGGAGAAGATCGCCGTCGGCCCGGACGCCGTAGGCTCGATCGACATCAACGCCTCGGTGGCCGACAACCTGGCCAGCATCGCCAAGGCCAAGGGGCGCCCGGTCAATGACCTCACGGTATGCGTGCTGGATCGGCCGCGTCACGAGCAGCTGGTCCGCGACATCCGCCAGGCTGGCGCGCGCATCAAGTTCATCTCGGACGGCGACGTCGCCGGCGCGATCGCGGCCGCCCAGCGCGGCGCGGCGGTCGACGTCCTCATGGGCATCGGCGGCACCCCGGAGGGCATCATCGCGGCATGCGCGCTGAAGTGCATGGGCGGTGAGATTCAGGGCAAGCTATGGCCGCAGGACGACGCCGAGCGGCAGAAGGCCCTCGATGCCGGGCACGACCTCGACCGCGTGCTGAGCATCCAGGACCTGGTTAGCGGCGAGAACGTGTTCTTCAGCGCCACCGGCATCACCGACGGCGAGCTGCTGAAGGGCGTGCGCTACGAGGGCCGCTCGGCGACGACGTCCTCCCTGGTGATGCGCAACTCCTCCGGCACGATCCGCCAGATCGACTCACGGCACGCGCTGGAGAAGGTGCACAGCTACTACGACGCGCAGGGCTAA
- a CDS encoding PhoH family protein — MAPRARSHSTSSQQGGGRRRCYVLDTSVLLSDPTSLRRFGEHEIVLPIVVIGELEAKRHHPELGWFARESLRTLDDLRAAHGRLDGPVPIGDEGGTIRVELNHVDATVLPNGFRDGGNDARILAVALNLRAEGEDVVLVTKDMPLRVKAAAVGLPAEEYRAIGAVETGWTGMREIDMSVEQLDELYESTVIDHDEARDLPCHTGLVLHAAGSSALGRVTPEKQIRLIRASAEAFGIRGRSAEQRIALDVLLDESVGIVSLGGRAGTGKSALALCAGLEAVLERRVHKKVIVFRPLYAVGGQELGYLPGTEGEKMNPWAQAVFDTLGAVTSRQVIDEVLQRDLLEVLPLTHIRGRSLHDAFVIVDEAQSLERNVLLTVLSRMGQNSRVVLTHDVAQRDNLRVGRHDGINAVIESMKGHPLFAHYTLSRSERSPIAALVTSLLEDYPL, encoded by the coding sequence ATGGCACCACGCGCGCGCTCCCACTCCACCTCGAGCCAGCAGGGGGGTGGCCGGCGCCGGTGTTATGTCCTCGACACCAGCGTGCTGCTGTCTGACCCCACCTCGCTGCGGCGCTTCGGTGAGCACGAGATCGTGCTGCCAATCGTCGTCATCGGCGAGCTGGAGGCCAAGCGGCACCACCCCGAACTCGGCTGGTTCGCGCGTGAGTCGCTGCGCACCCTCGATGATCTGCGCGCTGCGCACGGCCGGCTCGACGGTCCGGTCCCGATCGGCGATGAGGGCGGCACGATCCGGGTCGAGCTCAACCACGTCGATGCTACGGTGCTGCCCAACGGCTTCCGTGACGGCGGCAACGACGCCCGCATTCTTGCCGTGGCGTTGAATCTTCGCGCTGAGGGCGAGGACGTCGTCCTGGTCACCAAGGACATGCCGCTGCGGGTGAAGGCCGCCGCCGTCGGGCTGCCGGCGGAGGAGTACCGGGCGATCGGAGCCGTCGAGACCGGCTGGACCGGCATGCGCGAGATCGACATGAGCGTTGAGCAGCTCGATGAGCTCTACGAGTCGACCGTCATCGACCATGATGAGGCCCGCGATCTGCCCTGCCACACCGGACTGGTGCTGCATGCCGCGGGCAGCAGCGCCCTGGGCCGGGTGACCCCTGAGAAGCAGATCCGGCTGATCCGGGCCAGCGCGGAGGCATTCGGCATCCGCGGCCGCTCGGCCGAGCAACGGATCGCCCTCGACGTCCTGCTCGACGAGAGCGTCGGCATCGTGTCCCTGGGCGGCCGGGCGGGGACCGGCAAGTCCGCCCTTGCGCTGTGCGCCGGTCTCGAGGCCGTGCTTGAGCGGCGGGTGCACAAGAAGGTCATCGTGTTCCGTCCGCTGTACGCCGTCGGTGGCCAGGAGCTCGGCTATCTCCCCGGCACCGAGGGGGAGAAGATGAACCCGTGGGCGCAGGCGGTCTTCGACACCCTCGGCGCGGTCACCTCCCGGCAGGTCATCGACGAGGTGCTGCAGCGCGACCTGCTCGAGGTGCTGCCGCTGACGCACATCCGCGGTCGGTCGCTGCACGATGCGTTCGTGATCGTCGATGAGGCACAGTCGCTGGAGCGCAACGTGCTGCTGACCGTGCTGAGCCGGATGGGACAGAACTCCCGCGTCGTCCTCACGCACGACGTCGCGCAGCGCGACAACCTTCGCGTCGGGCGGCACGACGGCATCAACGCCGTCATCGAGTCGATGAAGGGGCACCCGCTGTTCGCGCACTACACGCTCAGCAGAAGCGAGCGCTCGCCGATCGCGGCGCTCGTCACGAGCCTCCTGGAGGACTACCCGCTCTGA
- a CDS encoding hydroxymethylglutaryl-CoA lyase: MSHELSIVEVAPRDGLQNEKTLLTTAAKVSLIEQLVEAGVRRIEAASFVHPKLVPAMADSEAVMEAVPRRGDVSYIGLVLNSRGGARAQAAGVDEVNVVASASEGFAQRNQNSSVEAIISEAEQVIADVKQAGMPVSITITTVFGCPFDGEVDPDVTVGLAARAARAGVDEIALGDTIGVAVPTQVSSLFNAIRAEVGDGVRLRGHFHNTRNTGYANAYAALEAGVRVLDASAGGIGGCPFAPAATGNIATEDLLYLVHRMGYRTGVDLEKITPISAFLAGELHHDTPALLGKAGGFPTPDGAR; encoded by the coding sequence ATGTCCCACGAGCTCTCCATCGTCGAGGTCGCCCCGCGCGACGGCCTGCAGAACGAGAAGACCCTGCTGACCACGGCTGCGAAGGTCTCGCTCATCGAGCAGCTGGTGGAGGCCGGCGTACGCCGTATCGAGGCCGCGTCGTTCGTCCACCCGAAGCTGGTCCCGGCGATGGCTGACTCCGAGGCGGTGATGGAAGCGGTCCCTCGGCGGGGCGACGTCTCCTACATCGGCCTGGTGCTCAACTCGCGCGGGGGGGCGCGGGCCCAGGCTGCCGGGGTCGACGAGGTCAACGTGGTCGCGAGCGCGTCCGAGGGCTTCGCGCAGCGCAACCAGAACTCCTCCGTTGAGGCGATCATCAGCGAGGCCGAGCAGGTGATCGCAGACGTCAAGCAGGCCGGAATGCCGGTCTCCATCACGATCACGACGGTGTTCGGCTGCCCCTTCGACGGCGAGGTCGACCCGGACGTGACGGTGGGGCTGGCCGCCCGGGCGGCGAGGGCGGGCGTCGACGAGATCGCGCTCGGTGACACGATCGGCGTCGCCGTCCCCACCCAGGTATCGAGCTTGTTCAATGCGATACGGGCCGAGGTGGGTGACGGCGTCCGGCTGCGCGGGCACTTCCACAACACCCGCAACACCGGGTACGCGAACGCGTACGCGGCCCTGGAGGCGGGGGTGCGCGTGCTGGACGCGAGCGCGGGCGGCATCGGTGGTTGCCCCTTCGCGCCCGCCGCGACCGGCAACATCGCCACCGAGGACCTGCTGTACCTGGTGCACCGGATGGGCTACCGGACCGGCGTCGACCTGGAGAAGATCACGCCGATCTCCGCGTTCCTAGCCGGCGAGCTGCACCACGACACACCCGCGCTGCTGGGCAAGGCCGGCGGCTTCCCGACCCCGGACGGAGCACGCTGA